A genomic region of Capra hircus breed San Clemente chromosome 19, ASM170441v1, whole genome shotgun sequence contains the following coding sequences:
- the MRPL10 gene encoding 39S ribosomal protein L10, mitochondrial, which translates to MAAAVAGMLRGGLLPQAGRLPTHQIIRYGSKAVTRHRRVMHFERQKLMAVTEYIAPKPVVNPRCLPPPPSPPKEETGLIRLLRREIAAVFRDNRMIAVCQNVAMSAEDKLLMRHQLRKHKILTKVFPNQILKPFLEDSKYQNLLPLFVGHNLLLVSEEPKVKEMVRILKSVPFLPLLGGCIDDTILSRQGFINYSKLPSLALAQGELVGGLTLLTARTHSLLQHHPLQLTALLDQYARQQHEGDPVVPVSAQPDLPNSVQDS; encoded by the exons ATGGCTGCGGCCGTGGCTGGGATGTTGCGAGGGGGTCTCCTACCCCAGGCGG GCCGGCTGCCCACCCACCAGATTATCCGCTATGGCTCCAAGGCTGTTACTCGTCACCGTCGTGTGATGCACTTTGAGCGGCAGAAGCTGATGGCTGTGACTGAGTATATTGCCCCCAAACCTGTTGTCAACCCAAGATGCCTGccgccccctcccagccccccgAAGGAG GAGACAGGCCTCATCCGGCTCCTCCGTCGGGAGATAGCCGCAGTTTTCCGAGACAACCGAATGATAGCTGTCTGCCAGAACGTGGCTATGAGCGCAGAGGACAAGCTTCTCATGCGGCACCAGCTGCGGAAGCACAAGATCCTGACGAAGGTCTTCCCCAACCAG ATCCTAAAGCCCTTCCTGGAGGATTCCAAATACCAAAACTTGCTGCCCCTTTTCGTGGGGCACAACTTGCTGCTGGTCAGTGAAGAACCCAAGGTCAAGGAGATGGTGCGAATCTTGAAGAGTGTGCCTTTCCTGCCGCTGCTGG GTGGCTGCATTGACGACACCATCCTCAGCAGGCAGGGCTTCATCAACTACTCCAAGCTCCCTAGCCTGGCCCTGGCACAGGGGGAGCTGGTAGGAGGGCTCACCCTCCTCACAGCCCGGACCCACTCCCTGCTTCAGCACCACCCCCTGCAGCTAACTGCCCTGCTGGATCAGTACGCCAGACAGCAGCATGAGGGGGACCCCGTCGTGCCAGTCAGCGCGCAgccggatcttcccaactctgttCAGGACTCATAG
- the OSBPL7 gene encoding oxysterol-binding protein-related protein 7 isoform X2 produces the protein MDFQEWDPPSLAESTQSAKPSSAQQATELWEVVEEPRDRLGAEGIMPERQEGHLLKKRKWPLKGWHKRYFVLEDGILHYATTRQDITKGKLHGSIDVRLSVMSINKKAQRIDLDTEDNIYHLKIKSQDLFQSWVAQLRAHRSAQHLDVPRSLLPSTTHRKVAGAQPPAVGSASALPGVGPREKVSSWLRDSDGLDRCSHELSECQGKLQELHRLLQSLESLHRIPSAPVIPTHQASVTTERPKKGKRTSRMWCTQSFAKDDTIGRVGRLHGSVPNLSRYLESRDPSGPRGLPPPDYAHLQRSFWALAQKVHSSLSSVLAALTAERDRLRDLHSGSEPSRLGVSETSAGPRRLHSLSVSSDTTADSFSSLNPEEQEALYMKGRELTPQLSQSSVLSLADSHTEFFDACEVLLSASSSENEGSEEEESCTSEVTTSLSEEVLDLRGAERCQKGGAVGPPRRRCLPAASGPGTDVSLWNILRNNIGKDLSKVSMPVQLNEPLNTLQRLCEELEYSSLLDRASRTADPCERMVYIAAFAVSAYSSTYHRAGCKPFNPVLGETYECERPDRGFRFISEQVSHHPPISACHAESENFIFWQDMKWKNKFWGKSLEIVPVGTVNVSLPRFGDHFEWNKVTSCIHNILSGQRWIEHYGEVLIRNTQDSSCHCKLTFCKAKYWSSNVHEVQGAVFSRSGRVLHRLFGKWHEGLYRGPQPGGQCIWKPNSMPPNYERNFGFTQFALELNELTAELKRSLPSTDTRLRPDQRYLEEGNIQAAEAQKRRIEQLQRDRRKVMEENNIVHQARFFRRQTDSSGKEWWVTNNTYWRLRAEPGYGNLDGAVLW, from the exons ATGGACTTCCAAGAGTGGGACCCTCCCTCCCTGGCCGAGAGCACTCAGTCTGCAAAGCCCAGCAGTGCCCAGCAG gccaccgagctgtgggaggtggtggaggagcCTCGGGACCGGCTGGGGGCAGAGGGTATCATGCCCGAGAGGCAGGAAGGCCACCTGCTCAAGAAGAGGAAGTGGCCTCTGAAGGGCTGGCACAAG AGATACTTCGTGCTTGAGGATGGGATTCTTCACTACGCGACAACTCGGCAAGAT ATCACAAAGGGGAAGCTCCATGGCTCCATTGATGTCCGACTGTCGGTCATGTCCATCAACAAAAAGGCCCAGCGCATTGACCTTGACACTGAAGACAACATCTACCACCTCAAG ATCAAGTCCCAGGACCTGTTCCAGAGCTGGGTGGCCCAGCTGCGTGCCCACCGCTCAGCCCAGCACCTGGATGTGCCCCGAAGCCTGCTGCCCAGCACCACCCACCGGAAG GTTGCTGGTGCCCAGCCTCCCGCAGTGGGTAGTGCCTCGGCTCTGCCAGGGGTTGGACCTCGGGAGAAGGTGTCTTCCTGGCTGAGGGACAGTGATGGGCTGGACCGCTGCTCTCACG AGCTCTCGGAGTGTCAGGGCAAGCTCCAGGAACTGCACAGACTCCTCCAGAGCCTGGAGTCTCTGCACCGGATTCCCTCGGCCCCtgtcatccccacgcaccag GCCTCGGTGACAACGGAGAGACCCAAGAAGGGGAAGCGGACCAGCCGCATGTGGTGCACGCAGAGCTTTGCCAAGGACGACACCATCGGGCGG GTGGGTCGTCTCCATGGCTCAGTTCCCAACCTGTCTCGCTACCTGGAGTCCCGAGACCCCTCGGGCCCCCGAGGACTGCCGCCCCCAGACTATGCCCACCTGCAGCGCAGCTTCTGGGCCCTGGCCCAGAAGG TGCACAGCTCGCTCAGCAGCGTCCTGGCTGCCCTCACTGCTGAACGGGACCGACTGAGGGACCTGCACTCGGGTTCGGAGCCATCCAGGCTGGGG GTCTCTGAGACCTCAGCCGGCCCGAGGCGCCTCCACTCATTGTCCGTCTCCTCCGACACCACTGCAGACTCCTTCAGCTCCCTCAACCCCGAGGAG CAAGAAGCTCTGTACATGAAGGGGCGAGAGCTGACCCCCCAGCTGTCCCAGAGCAGCGTCCTATCCCTTGCTGACTCCCACACAGAGTTCTTTGATGCCTGTGAGGTTCTCCTCTCTGCCAGCTCTTCTGAGAATGAG GGCTCGGAGGAGGAGGAATCGTGCACCAGTGAAGTCACCACCAGCCTGTCCGAGGAGGTGCTGGATCTCCGGGGAGCCGAGCGCTGTCAGAAAG GAGGAGCCGTGGGGCCGCCCCGCCGCCGATGCCTGCCGGCCGCCAGCGGGCCCGGCACTGACGTGAGCTTGTGGAACATCCTGCGGAACAACATCGGCAAGGACCTGTCCAAGGTGTCGATGCCAGTGCAGCTCAACGAGCCGCTCAACACCCTGCAGCGGCTCTGCGAGGAGCTGGAGTACAGCAGCCTCCTAGACCGGGCCAGCCGCACCGCCGACCCCTGCGAGCGCATG GTGTACATTGCAGCCTTCGCAGTGTCTGCCTACTCCTCCACGTACCACCGGGCGGGCTGCAAGCCCTTCAACCCTGTCCTGGGGGAGACCTATGAGTGTGAGCGCCCTGACCGAGGCTTCCGCTTCATCAGTGAGCAG GTCTCCCATCACCCCCCCATCTCAGCGTGCCATGCAGAATCTGAGAACTTCATCTTCTGGCAAG ACATGAAGTGGAAGAACAAGTTCTGGGGCAAATCCCTGGAGATTGTGCCTGTTGGGACAGTCAACGTGAGCCTGCCCAG gtttGGGGACCACTTTGAGTGGAATAAGGTGACGTCCTGCATTCACAACATCCTCAGTGGCCAGCGCTGGATCGAGCACTACGGGGAGGTGCTCATCCGAAACACGCAGGACAGCTCCTGCCACTGCAAGCTCACCTTCTGCAAG gccaagtactggagctccAATGTCCACGAGGTACAGGGGGCCGTGTTTAGCCGGAGTGGCCGTGTCCTCCACCGACTCTTCGGAAAGTGGCATGAGGGGCTGTACCGTGGACCCCAGCCGGGCGGTCAGTGCATCTGGAAGCCCA ACTCAATGCCCCCAAACTATGAGCGAAACTTCGGCTTCACTCAGTTTGCCTTGGAGCTGAATGAGCTGACCGCAGAGCTGAAACGGTCCCTGCCTTCCACGGACACGCGGCTCCGGCCAGACCAGAG ATACCTGGAGGAGGGGAACATACAGGCGGCCGAGGCCCAGAAGAGAAGGATCGAGCAGCTTCAGCGAGACAGGCGCAAAGTGATGGAGGAGAACAACATTGTCCACCAGGCGCGCTTCTTCAG GCGGCAGACGGACAGCAGCGGGAAGGAGTGGTGGGTGACTAACAACACGTACTGGCGGCTGCGGGCAGAGCCGGGCTACGGGAACCTGGATGGGGCCGTGCTCTGGTAG
- the LRRC46 gene encoding leucine-rich repeat-containing protein 46 has product MPGAKLAQSPEEVNGVCITEALITRRNLAFPEDKDLSEKMFHTLAELQTVRLDREGITTIRNLEGLQNLHSLYLQGNKIQRIENLACVPSLRFLSLAGNQIRQVENLRDLPHLQFLDLSENLIETLKLDEFPESLLILNLTGNSCTNQDGYRKLLTEALPLLLDLDGQPVAERWTSDEEDTALSDEDEEFPELRGPFCSERGFLKELEQEMSKHRELRQQTALLEHQLRVETQPTLTDLPPLPGAPMAGDSSPSVTPTQEKETPPEPASSPQASSTTKRLCPLAPRGQQSTVQARKGARVAAAPRASLAGGPSTTKTVTKRIKK; this is encoded by the exons ATGCCTGGAG CTAAACTTGCCCAGAGTCCAGAGGAAGTCAATGGCGTGTGCATTACTGAAGCCCTCATCACTAGGCGGAACTTGGCCTTCCCTGAGGATAAGGATCTGTCAGAGAAGAT GTTCCACACGCTTGCTGAACTGCAGACTGTTCGCCTGGACCGAGAGGGAATTACCACTATCAGGAACTTAGAGGGCCTCCAGAATCTTCACAGCCTCTATCTGCAAGGG AACAAGATTCAGCGAATTGAGAACCTGGCCTGCGTCCCCTCCTTACG CTTCCTGTCTCTGGCAGGAAACCAAATTAGGCAAGTGGAAAACCTCCGtgacctcccccacctccagttTCTGGACCTTTCTGAGAACCTGATAGAAACACTCAAGCTGG ATGAATTCCCCGAGAGCCTTCTCATCCTCAACCTGACTGGAAACAGCTGCACCAACCAGGATGGCTACAG GAAGCTGTTGACAGAAGCCCTGCCACTGCTCCTAGACCTGGACGGGCAGCCTGTGGCAGAGCGCTGGACCTCGGATGAGGAGGATACAGCCTTGAGTGATGAGGATGAGGAGTTCCCAGAGCTGAGAGGCCCATTCTGCTCAGAACGAG GCTTCCTCAAGgagctggagcaggaaatgagcaAGCACCGGGAGCTCAGGCAGCAGACAGCCCTGCTGGAGCACCAGCTGAGGGTGGAGACGCAGCCCACCCTCACAGACCTGCCCCCGCTGCCGGGGGCGCCCATGGCTGGGGACAGCAGCCCTTCCGTCACTCCCACGCAAGAGAAAGAGACACCCCCAGAGCCTGCTTCCTCGCCACAGGCCTCCTCTACCACCAAGAGACTGTGCCCTCTGGCTCCCAGGGGCCAGCAAAGCACTGTTCAGGCAAGGAAGGGGGCCAGAGTAGCCGCAGCCCCCAGGGCCTCTCTGGCTGGGGgccccagcacaaccaaaactgTGACCAAAAGAATCAAGAAGTGA
- the OSBPL7 gene encoding oxysterol-binding protein-related protein 7 isoform X1, with protein sequence MDPGQGVVTPFPMDFQEWDPPSLAESTQSAKPSSAQQATELWEVVEEPRDRLGAEGIMPERQEGHLLKKRKWPLKGWHKRYFVLEDGILHYATTRQDITKGKLHGSIDVRLSVMSINKKAQRIDLDTEDNIYHLKIKSQDLFQSWVAQLRAHRSAQHLDVPRSLLPSTTHRKVAGAQPPAVGSASALPGVGPREKVSSWLRDSDGLDRCSHELSECQGKLQELHRLLQSLESLHRIPSAPVIPTHQASVTTERPKKGKRTSRMWCTQSFAKDDTIGRVGRLHGSVPNLSRYLESRDPSGPRGLPPPDYAHLQRSFWALAQKVHSSLSSVLAALTAERDRLRDLHSGSEPSRLGVSETSAGPRRLHSLSVSSDTTADSFSSLNPEEQEALYMKGRELTPQLSQSSVLSLADSHTEFFDACEVLLSASSSENEGSEEEESCTSEVTTSLSEEVLDLRGAERCQKGGAVGPPRRRCLPAASGPGTDVSLWNILRNNIGKDLSKVSMPVQLNEPLNTLQRLCEELEYSSLLDRASRTADPCERMVYIAAFAVSAYSSTYHRAGCKPFNPVLGETYECERPDRGFRFISEQVSHHPPISACHAESENFIFWQDMKWKNKFWGKSLEIVPVGTVNVSLPRFGDHFEWNKVTSCIHNILSGQRWIEHYGEVLIRNTQDSSCHCKLTFCKAKYWSSNVHEVQGAVFSRSGRVLHRLFGKWHEGLYRGPQPGGQCIWKPNSMPPNYERNFGFTQFALELNELTAELKRSLPSTDTRLRPDQRYLEEGNIQAAEAQKRRIEQLQRDRRKVMEENNIVHQARFFRRQTDSSGKEWWVTNNTYWRLRAEPGYGNLDGAVLW encoded by the exons ATGGACCCTGGG CAGGGAGTGGTCACTCCCTTCCCCATGGACTTCCAAGAGTGGGACCCTCCCTCCCTGGCCGAGAGCACTCAGTCTGCAAAGCCCAGCAGTGCCCAGCAG gccaccgagctgtgggaggtggtggaggagcCTCGGGACCGGCTGGGGGCAGAGGGTATCATGCCCGAGAGGCAGGAAGGCCACCTGCTCAAGAAGAGGAAGTGGCCTCTGAAGGGCTGGCACAAG AGATACTTCGTGCTTGAGGATGGGATTCTTCACTACGCGACAACTCGGCAAGAT ATCACAAAGGGGAAGCTCCATGGCTCCATTGATGTCCGACTGTCGGTCATGTCCATCAACAAAAAGGCCCAGCGCATTGACCTTGACACTGAAGACAACATCTACCACCTCAAG ATCAAGTCCCAGGACCTGTTCCAGAGCTGGGTGGCCCAGCTGCGTGCCCACCGCTCAGCCCAGCACCTGGATGTGCCCCGAAGCCTGCTGCCCAGCACCACCCACCGGAAG GTTGCTGGTGCCCAGCCTCCCGCAGTGGGTAGTGCCTCGGCTCTGCCAGGGGTTGGACCTCGGGAGAAGGTGTCTTCCTGGCTGAGGGACAGTGATGGGCTGGACCGCTGCTCTCACG AGCTCTCGGAGTGTCAGGGCAAGCTCCAGGAACTGCACAGACTCCTCCAGAGCCTGGAGTCTCTGCACCGGATTCCCTCGGCCCCtgtcatccccacgcaccag GCCTCGGTGACAACGGAGAGACCCAAGAAGGGGAAGCGGACCAGCCGCATGTGGTGCACGCAGAGCTTTGCCAAGGACGACACCATCGGGCGG GTGGGTCGTCTCCATGGCTCAGTTCCCAACCTGTCTCGCTACCTGGAGTCCCGAGACCCCTCGGGCCCCCGAGGACTGCCGCCCCCAGACTATGCCCACCTGCAGCGCAGCTTCTGGGCCCTGGCCCAGAAGG TGCACAGCTCGCTCAGCAGCGTCCTGGCTGCCCTCACTGCTGAACGGGACCGACTGAGGGACCTGCACTCGGGTTCGGAGCCATCCAGGCTGGGG GTCTCTGAGACCTCAGCCGGCCCGAGGCGCCTCCACTCATTGTCCGTCTCCTCCGACACCACTGCAGACTCCTTCAGCTCCCTCAACCCCGAGGAG CAAGAAGCTCTGTACATGAAGGGGCGAGAGCTGACCCCCCAGCTGTCCCAGAGCAGCGTCCTATCCCTTGCTGACTCCCACACAGAGTTCTTTGATGCCTGTGAGGTTCTCCTCTCTGCCAGCTCTTCTGAGAATGAG GGCTCGGAGGAGGAGGAATCGTGCACCAGTGAAGTCACCACCAGCCTGTCCGAGGAGGTGCTGGATCTCCGGGGAGCCGAGCGCTGTCAGAAAG GAGGAGCCGTGGGGCCGCCCCGCCGCCGATGCCTGCCGGCCGCCAGCGGGCCCGGCACTGACGTGAGCTTGTGGAACATCCTGCGGAACAACATCGGCAAGGACCTGTCCAAGGTGTCGATGCCAGTGCAGCTCAACGAGCCGCTCAACACCCTGCAGCGGCTCTGCGAGGAGCTGGAGTACAGCAGCCTCCTAGACCGGGCCAGCCGCACCGCCGACCCCTGCGAGCGCATG GTGTACATTGCAGCCTTCGCAGTGTCTGCCTACTCCTCCACGTACCACCGGGCGGGCTGCAAGCCCTTCAACCCTGTCCTGGGGGAGACCTATGAGTGTGAGCGCCCTGACCGAGGCTTCCGCTTCATCAGTGAGCAG GTCTCCCATCACCCCCCCATCTCAGCGTGCCATGCAGAATCTGAGAACTTCATCTTCTGGCAAG ACATGAAGTGGAAGAACAAGTTCTGGGGCAAATCCCTGGAGATTGTGCCTGTTGGGACAGTCAACGTGAGCCTGCCCAG gtttGGGGACCACTTTGAGTGGAATAAGGTGACGTCCTGCATTCACAACATCCTCAGTGGCCAGCGCTGGATCGAGCACTACGGGGAGGTGCTCATCCGAAACACGCAGGACAGCTCCTGCCACTGCAAGCTCACCTTCTGCAAG gccaagtactggagctccAATGTCCACGAGGTACAGGGGGCCGTGTTTAGCCGGAGTGGCCGTGTCCTCCACCGACTCTTCGGAAAGTGGCATGAGGGGCTGTACCGTGGACCCCAGCCGGGCGGTCAGTGCATCTGGAAGCCCA ACTCAATGCCCCCAAACTATGAGCGAAACTTCGGCTTCACTCAGTTTGCCTTGGAGCTGAATGAGCTGACCGCAGAGCTGAAACGGTCCCTGCCTTCCACGGACACGCGGCTCCGGCCAGACCAGAG ATACCTGGAGGAGGGGAACATACAGGCGGCCGAGGCCCAGAAGAGAAGGATCGAGCAGCTTCAGCGAGACAGGCGCAAAGTGATGGAGGAGAACAACATTGTCCACCAGGCGCGCTTCTTCAG GCGGCAGACGGACAGCAGCGGGAAGGAGTGGTGGGTGACTAACAACACGTACTGGCGGCTGCGGGCAGAGCCGGGCTACGGGAACCTGGATGGGGCCGTGCTCTGGTAG